In a genomic window of Paramecium tetraurelia macronuclear, complete genome:
- a CDS encoding Copine, whose translation MQQQVLTKDREKIELFFSARGLANKDVLSDSDPQLYVYLTEGKQGAEKLIAKTEVKKNNLNPDWKVSVVLDFIFEVNQYLRFLVVDSDGDDIKDDDIIGTLNTTVGEIMGSRNQVYMGQLSYKNKQTGKLLVKADKRQEIKGSNQVIYWQWYGKKIKNMDGWFGVSDPFLRFFKWHKNSDWLMVHETEFIKDNESPIWKGFEITHDKLHDENPQQPIKIELWDNEKDGKHQLIGSVEVTIEQIFFKEIHEFQVKTPKGEFGGTIGIKSFQKPSFIDYLKGGEQINLQIAIDFTGSNGNPNHQSSLHYNVPNQLNQYQNALSQVAEILLNYDFDKKVPVYGFGGIPSLPNYHKGSTDDWYFIFICSFPLNGNKKDPEVLGLVGIMDAYKHALNHVSLSGPTVFAPVIENAIEIAEKNKKKDIYNVLLIMTDGQIDDMDECVKLVKKAAKLPLSIIIVGVGSANFQKMEDLDGDGPQYQDCLRDVVQFVPFLKFSGKPGDLAKELLSELPDQLIQYKQLIGKGPNPAQQIDLSKLA comes from the exons atgtaataataagTACTAACAAAAGATAGGGAAAAAATTGAACTTTTCTTCTCCGCTAGAGGCCTAGCCAATAAGGATGTTCTCTCAGATAGTGACCCTTAATTATATGTCTATTTAACAGAAGGAAAACAAGGAgctgaaaaattaatagcaAAAACAGAAGTTAAAAAAAACAACCTGAATCCTGATTGGAAA GTATCTGTTGTTTTGGACTTTATCTTTGAAGTAAACCAATACCTTCGATTCTTAGTTGTGGATAGTGACGGAGACGATATTAAGGATGACGACATAATTGGTACTTTAAAT actACTGTGGGGGAAATAATGGGATCGAGGAACTAAGTTTATATGGGCTAGCtttcatataaaaataaataaacaggAAAGCTTCTGGTAAAAGCAGATAaaagataagaaataaaaggatcaaattaagttatttattgGCAATGGTATgggaagaaaataaaaaatatggaTGGATGGTTTGGAGTATCAGACCCTTTTCTAAGATTCTTTAAATGGCATAAAAATTCAGATTGGTTGATGGTTCATGAAactgaatttataaaagataatGAAAGTCCAATTTGGAAAGGCTTTGAAATAACTCATGATAAATTACATGATGAGAATCCATAATAgccaattaaaattgaactTTGGGATAATGAAAAGGATGGAAAACATTAATTGATTGGATCTGTCGAAGTTACTATAgagtaaatatttttcaaagagATTCATGAGTTTCAAGTTAAAACACCCAAAgga gaATTTGGAGGAACTATTGGAATAAAATCCTTTTAAAAGCcatcatttattgattatttgaaagGTGGAGAATagattaatctttaaattgcCATTGATTTTACAGGATCAAATGGTAACCCTAATCATCAAAGCTCATTACATTATAATGTtccaaatcaattaaatcaatattaaaatgcatTGAGCCAAGTGGCAGAAATATTGCTGAATTATGACTTTGATAAAAAGGTTCCTGTATATGGTTTTGGTGGTATACCCTCCTTACCTAACTATCATAAGGGTTCAACAGATGATTGGtactttatatttatatgtaGTTTCCCACTTAATGGTAATAAAAAAGATCCAGAAGTTTTAGGACTTGTAGGAATTATGGATGCTTATAAGCATGCACTTAACCATGTTTCATTAAGCGGTCCAACAGTATTTGCTCCTGTTATAGAGAATGCAATAGAAATTGCggaaaagaataaaaaaaaagacATTTACAACGTTCTCTTAATTATGACAGATGgttaaattgatgatatgGATGAATGTGTTAAATTGGTTAAAAAAGCAGCAAAACTTCCATTATCAATTATCATAGTCGGAGTTGGTAGTGCTAATTTTTAGAAGATGGAGGATTTGGATGGAGATGGTCCATAATATTAAGATTGTTTAAGAGATGTTGTTTAATTTGTGccatttttgaaattctcTGGAAAGCCAGGAGATTTGGCTAAAGAATTGCTCTCAGAATTAcctgattaattaatttagtataaataattgattggaAAGGGTCCAAACCCtgcataataaatagatttaagcAAATTAGCATGA
- a CDS encoding Protein kinase, translating to MNYKLTEPLQNQSQPPQIVGEFKTQKGKTRVLHGYSNQIIVANKKKFISLTFDTKFSLLREPNEEKFKVGKPLGLQIERENVQHKITLFSDDVQLLKNWRDYLAKHINQRGFHESFKAHRKIGKGNFASVYLADRLEDERSFAIKAFSKEVAYGQDKGKLSILNEIAIMRQLDSYALIKLHEVYETDNSLYMVLDLLEGGSLYDKVKNRPQFNAFEIEVLVFSLLEGLHHMHSKNIMHRDLKPENILFRKQGVIQSVCIADFGLAQRSDEFPYLFNRCGTPGFVAPEVINCKDGGRYDPICDIFSLGLIFYILLTGKPAFPGKSYNDVLGKNRKCEISFDASIFESVPQQAYDLLMKLLDKNPKTRISAKEALSHGYFGRRLKQIEENEDNALKNQEEQLRFDKQRLKQLNNSPLHSPLIAASSKLRKDYSNDSLHQQSPLLNGRTDQIDSPLINSFNSPSAQGRQLNRNEQQQQKPSRFSNNDGNNLSNEGNAKGNSTQSKSFSLNQNPLHKYAIRNEMARQQNQQEQKQ from the exons atgaattataaattaacagagcctctttaaaattaatcctAACCTCCACAAATAGTTGGAGaatttaaaacttaaaaagGTAAAACTAGAGTGCTTCATGGATATTCTAATTAGATTATCGTtgcaaataaaaagaaattcattTCATTAACATTTGACACAAAGTTTTCTTTATTGAGAGAACCTAATGAGGAAAAATTCAAAGTAGGGAAACCTTTGGGGTTGTAGATTGAAAGAGAGAATGTTTAACACAAAATAACACTTTTTTCAGATGATGTTTAATTGCTAAAGAATTGGAGAGATTATTTGGCCaaacatataaattaaagaggGTTTCATGAAAGCTTCAAGGCTCATCGCAAAATAGGGAAGGGCAACTTTGCTTCAGTATATTTGGCAGATCGTTTGGAAGATGAAAGAAGTTTTGCGATTAAAGCATTCTCCAAAGAAGTAGCATATGGATAAGATAAAGGGAAG ctttcaatattaaatgaaatagcAATAATGAGATAGCTTGATAGTTATGCGCTGATAAAATTGCATGAAGTGTATGAGACTGATAATTCTCTTTATATGGTACTTGATCTTTTGGAAGGCGGATCCTTGTATGACAAAGTGAAAAATAGACCATAGTTTAATgcatttgaaattgaagtGCTTGTTTTTAGTCTATTGGAAGGACTTCATCATATGCATTCGAAAAATATAATgcatagagatttaaaaccagaaaatattttatttagaaaataggg tGTTATATAATCTGTTTGTATTGCTGATTTTGGATTAGCTCAACGTTCTGATGAATTTccttatttgtttaatagaTGTGGTACTCCAGGATTTGTGGCTCCAGAAGTGATTAATTGCAAAGATGGAGGAAGATATGATCCAATATGtgatatttttagtttaggattaatattctatatttt ACTCACTGGAAAGCCAGCCTTTCCTGGTAAAAGCTACAATGACGTTTTGGGTAAAAACAGAAAATGTGAAATATCATTTGATGCCTCAATCTTTGAGAGTGTTCCTTAATAAGCCTATGATCTACTAATGAAATTACTTGATAAGAATCCAAAAACAAGAATATCTGCTAAGGAAGCATTGAGTCATGGCTATTTTGgaagaagattaaaataaatagaggaAAATGAGGATAATGCATTGAAAAATCAAGAAGAACAATTGAGATTTGATAAATAGagattaaagtaattaaataattctccATTACATTCACCTCTAATAGCAGCTTCttctaaattaagaaaggATTATTCAAATGATAGTCTGCATTAACAAAGTCCTTTATTAAATGGGCGAACAGATTAAATAG ATTCGCCATTGATTAACAGTTTCAATAGTCCATCCGCATAAGGGAGATAATTGAATAGAAATGAATAGCAATAGCAGAAGCCTTCGAGATTTAGTAATAATGATGGAAACAATTTATCTAATGAAGGAAATGCAAAAGGCAATTCGACTCAATCTAAAtcttttagtttaaattaaaatccgTTGCACAAATACGCAATACGAAATGAAATGGCTAGATAGTAAAATTagtaagaataaaaataatga